The DNA sequence CCCAGTAGGCGGTGTGCTCGGCCTGCAGCGGGGCCCAGATCTTCTCGCGAACCAGTCGGTCCAGGTCGCGTCCATAGGCGGCTTCGAGCACTTCGCCCATGATCTGCGTGCTGCCGCTGATGTACTCGAAGCGCTTGCCGGGCGCTTCCGTGCAGGGGAGCGACATGCTCAGCTCGCGCACGTTGCGACCGTAGTAGCCTTTGGCGTTCTCACCGAAAGGGTTGGGCTTCTCGTTCCAGTCCAATCCAGTGCTCATGGTCAGCAGGTGCCACAGGTTGATCTTCGCCCTGCAGCCCTCCTTGAACTCCGGCAGAAAATCACCCACCGGCTGGAATACGCTTTGGATCACCCCTTCGTCCATGGCCATGCCCACCAGGATGCTCACATAGCTTTTCGCGATGCTGAAGGCGTTCATGGTGCTGTCCTCCGCCCAGCCGTCGAAGTAACGCTCAAAGAGCAGGCTGTCGTGATGCACCACCACGAAAGCCGCGCTGTACAACGCTTTCAAGCGATCCTCCTGTGCGGCGTCCAGATCGACCCCCCCATACCGTACGCTCTTCGGCCAGGGCCGTGGCGCATCCGCGGGGATCGTCGCATACGGGAAGAAGCTGCGGTCGTCGATCTCCGGTGCGTCACGGCCGATCAGATAGGTGTACCGCAACCCGCGGAACAGGTGCGCGTTGCCGGTGAGGTGGACCAGCGCGAAGAAGGCCAGCACGATGGCGGCGAGCCAGAGAAATATCCTGCGCATGCGGTGGCGAAGCTATTCGTGCGTCACACCATCTCCACATCGAACAGATCCGCCAGCTCCAGCTTCAACCGCTCCTTCACCGTTTCGATGTCCACCAACCCACCAAGCTCTTTCGCCATGCACGTAACGCCCTTGTCGGCGATGCCGCAGGGTACGATGTGCTCGAAGTAGCGCAGGTCGGTGTTCACGTTGAAGGCGAAGCCGTGCATGGTGACCCAGCGGCTGGCCCGGATGCCGAAGGCGCAGATCTTCCGGGCCTTGAAGGGGTCGGTCCAGTCCAGCCACACGCCGGTGAGGCCCTCGATGCGTCCGGCCTTGATGCCGTAGGCTTCCAGCGTACCGATCACCGCTTCTTCCAAGGTGCGCAGGAAGCGGTGGATGTCCGTGAAGTGGTGGTCCAGGTCGAAGATGGGGTAGCCCACGATCTGCCCAGGCCCATGGTAGGTGATGTCGCCGCCGCGATCGATCGGGAAGAACTGAACGCCCTGTTCGCGCAGGCCCTCTTCGTTCAGCAGCAGGTGGCTCTGCTTGCCGCTCTTGCCCAGGGTGTACACGTGCGGGTGCTCGCAGAAGAGGAGATGGTCGTCAGTGGTCAGTTGTTCGTTGTCAGGCCGCGAGCGGTTGGCGATCTTCCGGTCGATGGTCTCCTTGAAGAGGCGCGTCTGCAGGTCCCACGCGGTGGCGTAGTCGATGAGGCCGAGGTCGTGGAAGTGGACTTGTCTCATTTTCACCGCAGAGACGCGGGGGCGCAAAGTTCGCGGAGGAGCGCAACAGACCTGCGGATCATTCGCTCAAGCCGTTGACCACACGTCGCAGGCCACTCCTCAGCAGAGCCTCATTGAAGTTGATGAGCAACCCCGGCTTGCATCCGGTGAGCTTCAGGTAGGTGAGCAGTTGTGCCATGTGGTTGTCGTGCAGCGCATCGACGGCCTTGACCTCGATGATCACCAAGCCTTCCACGATGATGTCCAAACGCAACGTGACCCCGAGGTCCTTTCCGCGAAAGGAGACCGGCACGGGGACCTGCTGCTCCACGCGCAGGCCCATGTCGAGAAGTACCTGGACGAGACAGAGCTCATAAACACCTTCGAGCAGTCCGGGCCCAAGCTCCCGATGTACCTCGATCGCTGCTTGGATGATAATGGAGCTGAGTTCGTTGTGCGTCATCTCCCTGCGCCCTCAGCGTCTCCGCGACTCTGCGGTGAACACCCCCTCACTTCACCTCCGCCAACTTCCCCTTCAGCATGTTGATCACCGCGATCTCGCTGGGGTCCACGCCCTTTTTCTGTGCCCAATAGAGGCTCACCCAGTCGCCCAGGTTGATCAGGTACAACTGCCGCGCGAAGGCCGTGTCGCCCTTGCTCCACACCTCGTGGATGTGCGGCGTGTACCGCGCGAAGACCTCCTTGTTGATCTCCACGCGCATCTGCGTGCGTTCGTGGTCGGTCTTGTGGCGGAAGATCAGCACGGCGATGTCGTCCCTGCCACCGGCCCAGCCCACCAGTTCGTTGTGGTTCATCTCGGGGATGGCGTGGTGCCAGCAGAGCTCCTTGCTGTTCTCATTCACCTGCTGGCGGAAACGGATGCTCACGGCCTCGGTGTTGGCCTCGCTGTAGATCACCAGCCGCTTGCCCACGAGATTTTCGGTGAGTTCCTGTGCGGCCTTCTTGATGTCCTCCTTGTCGTCGGCCAGCATGCCCGCGGCGGTCTTGATCGCGCCCTCGAAGCCATCGCCTATGATGCCGAAGTGGTGCAGCAGGTAGAACTGTTGCACCAGCGAGTAGGCCAGCATGGTGCGGGGCGGGTTGCCGCCGGGGATCACGATGTGGTCCAGCCCTTTCGCCTTGGCCATCTCCAGCATGGTGCCACCGCTGGTCACCACGCACACCCGGGCGCCTTTGCCGATGGCCTGTTCCATGGCGGCGATGGTCTCTTCCGTATTGCCGCTGTAGCTGCAGGCGATCACCAGGCTCTTGTGGTTCACATAGCCCGGCAGGTAGTAGTTGTTGTACACCTCGATGGGGCACTTGGCCTCCTTGTGCACCAGCTGTGCGGCGATGCGCCCGCCGATGCCGCTTCCGCCCAGGCCGGTGACCACCACGTTGCTGTATGGCCCGCCGGGGGCTTTCAAGGTGGCCTTGCGGCCGATCTCCAGGGCTTCCTTGAGTTGTTTGGGGAAGGCGTCGATGAGGTTGTACATGCGGGCGTTGTGATATGCGGGGACGAAATTAGGGGCCTTCCTACGCGCCCTGTCCTGGCGGTGTTGCCGGTATCTTCGCGGGCCATTTTCTTCATC is a window from the Flavobacteriales bacterium genome containing:
- the lipB gene encoding lipoyl(octanoyl) transferase LipB; this encodes MRQVHFHDLGLIDYATAWDLQTRLFKETIDRKIANRSRPDNEQLTTDDHLLFCEHPHVYTLGKSGKQSHLLLNEEGLREQGVQFFPIDRGGDITYHGPGQIVGYPIFDLDHHFTDIHRFLRTLEEAVIGTLEAYGIKAGRIEGLTGVWLDWTDPFKARKICAFGIRASRWVTMHGFAFNVNTDLRYFEHIVPCGIADKGVTCMAKELGGLVDIETVKERLKLELADLFDVEMV
- a CDS encoding GxxExxY protein, which encodes MTHNELSSIIIQAAIEVHRELGPGLLEGVYELCLVQVLLDMGLRVEQQVPVPVSFRGKDLGVTLRLDIIVEGLVIIEVKAVDALHDNHMAQLLTYLKLTGCKPGLLINFNEALLRSGLRRVVNGLSE
- a CDS encoding bifunctional phosphoglucose/phosphomannose isomerase, with the protein product MYNLIDAFPKQLKEALEIGRKATLKAPGGPYSNVVVTGLGGSGIGGRIAAQLVHKEAKCPIEVYNNYYLPGYVNHKSLVIACSYSGNTEETIAAMEQAIGKGARVCVVTSGGTMLEMAKAKGLDHIVIPGGNPPRTMLAYSLVQQFYLLHHFGIIGDGFEGAIKTAAGMLADDKEDIKKAAQELTENLVGKRLVIYSEANTEAVSIRFRQQVNENSKELCWHHAIPEMNHNELVGWAGGRDDIAVLIFRHKTDHERTQMRVEINKEVFARYTPHIHEVWSKGDTAFARQLYLINLGDWVSLYWAQKKGVDPSEIAVINMLKGKLAEVK
- a CDS encoding serine hydrolase — encoded protein: MRRIFLWLAAIVLAFFALVHLTGNAHLFRGLRYTYLIGRDAPEIDDRSFFPYATIPADAPRPWPKSVRYGGVDLDAAQEDRLKALYSAAFVVVHHDSLLFERYFDGWAEDSTMNAFSIAKSYVSILVGMAMDEGVIQSVFQPVGDFLPEFKEGCRAKINLWHLLTMSTGLDWNEKPNPFGENAKGYYGRNVRELSMSLPCTEAPGKRFEYISGSTQIMGEVLEAAYGRDLDRLVREKIWAPLQAEHTAYWGKDRPDGDLKHFCCLYATARDFARLGQLYLDSGRWNGRQIVPLEYWQASITPAAIMDKDGPNRRYGYYWWLAELDGEPIWYARGFHGQYVVVVPHERLVLVRMGMKREEVHATGHPTDVFEWVAIARVLASSKAS